GACGGCCAACGGCATACTACTTCTGGACCACTCGGTTCAGATGCCACTTCAAGACTCCCTTGAGCCTAAGAGCCGGATGTGATTCCGTTCCAAAATGCAGAGCTTACAAGAGTCTCAGCGGTAATGCACCAATTCAATCCTTGGTGCCGGTCGCAGGCATGCCCTTTCGCAGTTGAACCTTGCAGTTTGCACCGAGACCCACCTCGTTGTGAATCTCGGTAAGCTTCTGCCGATCGACTGCTGCTATCGATGCTCGCGACGCAAATCCGCAGCCATCTCTCTGATTTCAGATAGATCTCGAACCATTTCACTCCAGCCGTACCAGAGCGCATAGTCAGGGTTGGCGTGAAAGGTGCCTTGGAAGGCACGCATGCGATGCTCCAAGTGCATTTGAAAAAGCTGCTGTTCGATTACGGTCGGTGCATCATGGAAGGTCAGCAGATCAGGAAATGCTGTTGCGTATCCTTCCGGCTTAGCCAAAATACCATCTTGATAGAGACTCGCTATGATTCGGATAGCCTCTGCCAGCAGGTGATCCGCTTCCCGAATCATGTCGTCACCCTTGGCAAGCTCTGCTTTCGCGAAGTTCTCTGAGTGGCAATCACCACAGATACTCACCATTTTATTGCGCTCGATATCAAACGATTCCTGAGTGAGTCGAGCAACATCTGCCGCCTTGACAACATCCAATCGGCCCGTAGGATTGCCTGTCGGATCGAGGACACCAAGAGCCTGGAGGATGGTCACCTGATCCGCTTTCCAAACCGAGTCCTCAGCAAGTGGGAGTCTCACAGCCAGAAAACCCCACGCGGTCCTGACTTCGTGATTCCCATCGGCCATGTGGCAAGTTTGACACGTGGGTGCAGCAATCGTCTCTGACAAAGTGCCGTTTTGCTTGAGCAGATAACGGACACCATGCTTTGATGCTGAGTACATTTCCCACTGGGGATGGTCGAAGCCCATGTGACAGGTTTGACATGCTTGCGGCTGTTGGGCTTCAACCTTTGAAAAAGTATGGCGCGTGTGACAGGCATCACATGAGGCATGGCCAAATTTAGAGCCTTCTGCTTTGAGCCTCTTGACTTCTGCTTCACCTTTATCTCCGAGCTTGTGACAACCACCACACCCCTTCATTCCCTCGGTAAGTGCCATCGGTAATGCATGTGTGGTGGGCATCGCGGTCATCGAGGCCCAAGCGAGAGCGTGTTTACCATTACCAAACTGAGCAGCTTGATCCCCGTGGCATTGAGCGCAGGTTGCGAGAGTCGGTGTTTCTGCCTTGGCAGCGTCCAGTTCATTCTGGTGTGCCGAGCCATGACAGCTTTCGCAAGTAACGTCGTTCAGGGAGTGCTTACTGAGCCTCCAATCAGTAACCACGCCTGGTGTCGTAGTCTCGTGACATTCCAGACAAGTCTTGCCGAAGCCGTTCTGTGTTGCGACGTGCATCAAGATGATCAAAGCAAAAGTACGAACTAACATGTAAATCCTTTCAGTTAAGGTGTTTGGCCTAATATCGCTACTTTCATCTTCGATAGACAACAA
This window of the bacterium genome carries:
- a CDS encoding cytochrome C, with amino-acid sequence MLVRTFALIILMHVATQNGFGKTCLECHETTTPGVVTDWRLSKHSLNDVTCESCHGSAHQNELDAAKAETPTLATCAQCHGDQAAQFGNGKHALAWASMTAMPTTHALPMALTEGMKGCGGCHKLGDKGEAEVKRLKAEGSKFGHASCDACHTRHTFSKVEAQQPQACQTCHMGFDHPQWEMYSASKHGVRYLLKQNGTLSETIAAPTCQTCHMADGNHEVRTAWGFLAVRLPLAEDSVWKADQVTILQALGVLDPTGNPTGRLDVVKAADVARLTQESFDIERNKMVSICGDCHSENFAKAELAKGDDMIREADHLLAEAIRIIASLYQDGILAKPEGYATAFPDLLTFHDAPTVIEQQLFQMHLEHRMRAFQGTFHANPDYALWYGWSEMVRDLSEIREMAADLRREHR